The sequence CCCACTCCGGGGAGTTCACCTATCACCTGCGGATCCACACCGGGGAGAAGCCCTACCAGTGCAAAGTGTGCCTGCGCTTCTTCAGAGGCCGCTCCACCATGATCTGCCACCTGAAGACGCACGCCGGCGCCCTCATGTACCGCTGCACCATCTGTGGCCTTTACTTCTCCACCCTCAAGCTGGTGTCGTCACACATGGAGCTGCACAAGGACCAGCTGCCGCCGGACTTCAACATCGAGCAGACGTTCATGTACAACGATCACTCGAAAGAACCGCTGGCCGCCGTGGACGCCTGAGGACGGTTCTGTCCCCGCCCCGGTCGCCTCCGTCCAGCATCTCCTCTACATCTGGTTATCATGGACCACATACCGCATAAATAGACTAGGGGTACAACTTCAGTGTGTTTATGTTCTATATCAAACTAGAAGTCTACTCAGTAGAGCCCATCCCTCCATCGTGCTTTCATGTGTTCGTCTTCTTCCGTCTgttcaacaacacaaacactaaaACCAGGATAAGCTGTGATTTCCTGCTCGGAGCGTTTTCAGCAACATTTTAATCTAGATTTGAAAATCATCTCCAATCATTCCTGAAAAAGCAATGAAATATTCCTTTATCCCAACTGATGATTTGGAACGAATAAAATCAAACTAATGTGGGTGAAAAAGCTCAGAGAAGCATAAAAATCTCGCCTCCGAGGGAAAttgtaatgaataaatgtaaaggTTTTATTGATTATTCACCTTTCGGTTGATTAATCCCTCTGTTGGCTTCTTTTGGATTACAGTATTCCCTCGCTTAGTCGCCCTTCAGGatgcgcggcttcactacatggCGGATTTTAAAAgttctatataaataaatgtttttctcgaGATGTAAGTTTCATCTCATCGAGGACACGGGAGTGCACTTTTGCcttgtgaagtgggattttttttctttgtgaaaccaTTGCAACGGCTCCCAAACGTGCTGCTGGTTTAAAATCGGCACGAGGACGattcatgaacgtttaaattacttttattaataaaataaatagtctGTTGCTATATCAAGGATTTTGGTTttcgcgggtggtcctggaacgcatcaaccgcgagtaacgagggattactgtactctCTGGGTTTATGTCACcctgtgaaaataaaagcaaccagtaggtggcgctgtGACGACGTCATCGCACAAGTCTCCTATAAACTTAAATATCAGTTTTAGGTTTTTATGTCATACACCTCCACATTGAACTAGCACTTCACTGTAGCACGGaaatattttcttatatttGAGTTCAGCTGTTTCACTCAAGTTCTCAAaaactcttttaaaaaaaacgtattTTATTTGTCACGAACTTAAAAACACGTTTTAACGGTGAAAATGAGTCACATGCTGTGTTCGCTCCTGTAACGTATTTAAGTGCCCGTTACATCTTTGTGTAACATTCGTATCTTACCTCATATTTATGATGACGGtgcagctatttttttttttttttccaacgtTACctgtttttaaagttaaatctATGAATGTTGGTTTtttataaaaactgtttttgaaaacaataattaataaacgcCTCCAGCGCATCCAGCCTGTTTTGTGTCCGGTGCTTCAGAACCCGTCCGTCACCAGGATGTCAGTGATGAACTTGCAGAATtgtgtgacccccccctccttccGGGAGCTCGTGACCTTTGCCCTCTTTACAGCCGCAGTCTCTTCCTGTTATTGTGTCATCTATGGACTGATACctaatttttattaaaacttcTTATCATTTAAGTCCGACCCAGCCCAGATGGAGTCAGATATGGAGGCGTAATAAAgatcagcagctggaggagaggagataacCGAAGTGCAAGAACAGCAAAATATCTCTGCAACAGAAACACGCTTAGCTTCGAAACATGCGTGTCCACACGCTAGAACATCGCTGCACAATAATCCCACTGACTGTctttaacagaaagaaaaccttTATTTCATATTAACAGGAAATTACATGACAGACTGAAGCGGCAACCAGAAACATAAATAAGCATTTAGCGACAAGTAATTTATTAGATTTGCGATAAAACAAAACGCGAGTCTGTTCGGTGggatctctgtgtgtgtgtgtgtgtgctcatagAGATGGCTCTTATCTGGACAGACAGAAAGGTTCTAGAGGTCATGAGTTCCtgttggggggggtggtggtggaaaaaaaacaaacatttcctgtCTTCGTCTCTCTAACACTGATCAGATACGCGAttaagaaaagacaggaagtggattatTAGAGGACGATGCTGATAATCGGAAAAGTCATGAACGTCACAGTGAATCTGTGCGCCTCTGGTGATCTGAAGCACCAGGACGGGTCCAGGCGTGTGTCCAACATCTCGCTCCTGAAGCCGTTTCTTTACGAGCCGACGTCGGACTGGCTGGTGCTGGCGTTGCTCAGCTTGCGTTGCTTCCCGGGGTCTCCGGAGCCTCCTCTGGCCCCCAACTGGCCCTCCAGTCCCTCTCGCGGGATGTAGTTCACCACGGTGTTGATCAGGTTGTCGCGGAAGCTCTTGCTGAGGAAGTTGTAGAGGATGGGATTGGCGACGCAGTGGAAAAGAGAAAACCCGTCCACCAGCGCATAGGAAAAGTAGAGCACCTCGACCGCGTTGCAGCTCAAGATGTAGTTGCTGAGGTCGTCGACGATCATCAAGAACACCACCATGTGGTACGGCAGCCAGCAGGCGACAAAAACCAGCGAGTACACGTGCACCAGCCACACGTCGCGCCGCTCCTGCACGTCCGGCGCGGTTTTGACCGCGCGAGCAATCAGCACGTTGCAGGTGATGATGGTGGCAGCGGGGCCCAGGAACTGGAAGAGCAGGCGAAAGAAAGCCACGGTGACAAACCATTCGAGGAAGTTGTTCTCGGGTATCATGTAACAACCCGGCTCGTCGTACTCCAGAAGAGTCACGTGGACGTTCTCCAGGAGAGCAAGGAAtaaggagaaggtccacaggcCTCCGCAGAACAGCCAGCGGCGTCGACTCAACGCGGGAAAGAACGCCGGGAAAGAGGGTCGGGTCAGGGAGAGGTAACGCTCCAGGGTCATGAAGGTCAGGAAGAAGGAGCTGCTGTAGAAGTTGATCATGTAGACCAGGTTGGTGACCTTACACAGGAAGCGACCCCACAGCCAGACCTTGTCCATGGTCACCTCCATCATGAAGAAAGGCAGGATGACGATGACCATCAGGTCCGAGAGGCTCATGTTGATGACGCAGAAGAGAACACCGTTGGCCGAGTGGCGTCGGCGCCAGTTGACCCAGATGACCAGCACGTTCTCCAGCAGTCCCACCACGAAGACGAAGAGGTAGAGCAGGAAGAGGGTGATACGCCGGTAGCTCATGTCCAGCTCCAGGGTGCACTCGTACATGAACCACGGCGTGCCATTGGTGTGATCCAGCGAGTGGTTGTTCTCCAGAGCGCTCATGGTCTGGAGGGGGAAGCAGAAATAGTTTCATATCTGTGCAGAGTTCAGGTTTACTTTGGGGTTAATCCGATTATGTTTCCAGACATTGCATAACTGAAACGCAGAAGGAGGGCGGCAGACGCGATGGGAATAAAAATTTCCATTTCTGTGCGGAAACACGCAGACATGCAGTCATCAATACACGAGGTTCGATCACACCCAAGAGCAAACTATTGACAAATTCCAAATGACAGCTCCCCTCTTTTAGTAACCCGTCAATGTAAAAAGCCCAGGGCACCTTGACATCTTTAATtttgtgatgtcactgatgtgGACATCACTTTACACATGCTTCTGGAGCGTTCTCATACAGGCAGTGAAATGAGCCACAGTCTTGAAAATTAgtgttgaaatgtaaaaaaaagaataagtaGAGGCTAGAACGTACCTGGCTGTGATGAAGAGTGTGGTGGAGATGAAGAGGGCGGGTCCCTCCTGAGGCCTGGAGGACTTCTGGAGGGTTTTCTGAATAAAGCCTGCAGACGGAAGATGACTCCTTCCAGCTCTGATGTTCGGGTATATCTGAGCGATCAGGCAGCCGGAGGTTCCTACCCTCCCatcaacccacacacacacacacacacacacacacacacacacacacacacacacacacacagacatacacacacacacacacacacacacacagagacatacaccTACCAGGACATCCTCACTGAGTAGTGGGGAGTGACGTCGGCGCTACAAGGAATGCGAGTTTGTGTTTCTAGAGAGCAACATGTTCAGACATAAAAGTGTTtctgaaaatctgtttttttcaatcagaacattaaaatttttactcaaaatgtaacaatatgaaagaaaaatagctttaaagattttaaaaaaaggttttgttttttattcagtgaAACAgagttgtgtttatgtgttgaGTTTATAGTGGATTTAATTTTACTAGTTCATAAAGAcacttattttttcatatttatccaAAGCAGCATCTTTGATATTAAAATGTCCAAGTTTCTCCCCAGGAAGTGGAACATATGGACTCGAACTGTTTCCTTACAGTCAAAAACTGCATTTTAACGTTGGACTGCAGCCAAAAGCAAAATGGAACAAGAACCTCAAGTTCCTGCAACAGACAGACTTCCTGCACAGATTCAGTTCTGTGGGTTAAAAGAGATACATAACTGGGATCCTGCATGTGAAGCACGAGCGGCTGGTTTTATGTTTATTGGTAGAAAAGTTCTGGTGGGTCACCTCCGACCTGCACCAGTAGTGGAAACCAGTTGGTGTGGATTTCttcttaaaaacacaaaaacaaagttgtAAAGTGAGGGGGGAATGCTAGAACTGTTATCTTAGAGGCTTAAGATTTTAATCTTTTAAAGAT is a genomic window of Antennarius striatus isolate MH-2024 chromosome 2, ASM4005453v1, whole genome shotgun sequence containing:
- the gpr182 gene encoding G-protein coupled receptor 182; protein product: MSALENNHSLDHTNGTPWFMYECTLELDMSYRRITLFLLYLFVFVVGLLENVLVIWVNWRRRHSANGVLFCVINMSLSDLMVIVILPFFMMEVTMDKVWLWGRFLCKVTNLVYMINFYSSSFFLTFMTLERYLSLTRPSFPAFFPALSRRRWLFCGGLWTFSLFLALLENVHVTLLEYDEPGCYMIPENNFLEWFVTVAFFRLLFQFLGPAATIITCNVLIARAVKTAPDVQERRDVWLVHVYSLVFVACWLPYHMVVFLMIVDDLSNYILSCNAVEVLYFSYALVDGFSLFHCVANPILYNFLSKSFRDNLINTVVNYIPREGLEGQLGARGGSGDPGKQRKLSNASTSQSDVGS